The region ACCAAGCTCGTGGCCGAGCGCGAGATCTCCACGCAGGTCCGCACCAAGTCGTTCGTGATCTCCACGATCATCACCCTCGTGCTGATCCTCGGCGGGATCATCGCCTCCTCGATCTTCGGCCCGAGCGCGGGTGACGAGCCCGAGCCGGTCGACGTCGCCGTCGTCGGTGACGCGAGCGAGATCGTCGCCGGCGCCGCGACGCTGACGCCGGTCCCGGCCGACGACGTCGAGGCCGCGCAGGAGCTCGTCCGCTCGGGCGAGGTGGAGGCCGCCGTCGTCGCCGACGCCGACGCGCCGTCGGGCGTCCGGGTCATCGCCCTCGAGGAGGCTCCCGCCGACGTCGTGCAGGCCCTGTCGGTCTCACCCGAGGTGGAGATCCTCGAGCCGAGCGACACCTCCGACAACCTGCGGTTCCTCATCGGCGCCGCGTTCGGCTTCGTCTTCATGATCACGGCGATCGGTTCGGGCGCGATGATCGTGCAGAACACGGTGCAGGAGAAGCAGTCCCGCGTGGTGGAGATCCTGCTCGCCGCCGTCCCGGCACGGTCGCTGATGGCAGGCAAGGTGCTCGGCAACAGCGTGATCGGTGTGGGCAACGCCGCCGCGATGGCGGCCGTGGCCGCCCTCGGTCTCGCGGTGACGGGTCAGGGGGCGCTGCTGGACCTGCTCTCGGCCCCGCTGATCTGGTTCGTGATCTTCTTCCTGTTCGGATTCGTGCTCATCGCCGGCATCTTCGCCGGCGGCGCGTCCCTCGTCTCGCGGCAGGAGGACACCGGATCGGTGATGACTCCCGCGATGATGCTGATCATGCTGCCGTACTTCGGGGTGGTGTTCCTCTCGGACAACCCCGTCGGCATGGCGGTGATGTCCTACGTGCCGTTCACCGCACCGGTCGCGATGCCGGTCCGCCTGTTCTTCGGCGAGGCCGCGTGGTGGGAGCCGCTGGTCTCCCTCGGGGTCCTGGCGCTGGCGACCTTCGTGGTCATCACCCTCGCGAGCAAGATCTACACCAACTCGCTGCTGCGGATGGGCTCGCGGGTCCCGCTGCGCGAGGCGCTGCGCGGCGGCGCCTGAGTCGCACGACCGACTCCCGGGACGCCGACGGGCGCCGACCCCACGAGGGTCGGCGCCCGTCGGCGTGCTCGGTGGGCGCTCAGACGCGCCGACGACGCAGGCGGTCGGTCAGTCGGGTGCGCGCACCCCAGTACTTGCGGCGCGCGAGTCCGACGACCCCGGCGTCGCGCGTGGCGTGGGCGATCTCGTCGAGCTGCCGCTCGAGGTGAACCAGACGTCCGGTCAGCTCCTCGTACCGCTCGTGCATGAAGCGCGTGAGGTACATGAGGTCGCCGTCGCCGTGCTCCTCGATGTGGCGGCGGAGCTTCTCGTCCCGGAGCCGGAGGTCGACGTCCCGGTGCGCGTCCGCCGAGGCGATGACGCTGTTGGCGAGCGACCCGGTCGCGTCGCGGCGCTGGTGCCAGAACGCGAGCGGCTCCTCGTGCAGGACGGTGACGGGCGCGATCGCGGCGAGCCGCAGGTTGAACTCCCAGTCACCGACCACGTGCAGCGAGGAGTCGAAGTTGCCGACCCGCTCCAGGGCCGAGCGCCGCAGCAGCATGCTGATGGGCACCATGCGGTTGTAGCGCATGAGGTCGTGGACCGTCACGAGACGCAGATCCGGCTCGAAGATCTCCCGGCCGACCTCGCGCAGGGGGCCGGCGGGCTCCTCGTCGAGCTCGTCCCCCGATCCGTCCTCGATCCGCGCGCACTCCTCCTGCGACCGCGTCGTCTCCCACACGATGCAGGTCCGCACCGCCACGGCCAGCTCGTCGGGGTGGTCGCGCAGGTGGCGGACGGTGCGCGCGAGGAACGCCTCGTGCCAGGTGTCGTCGTCGTCGTGGATCGCGACGAGCTCGGCACTCGCCAGCTCCAGGCCCGCGTTCGAGGCCGCCTCCATCCCGGTCGAGACGCTGCGGTGCAGCACGCGCAGCCGGCCCTCGAGCCCGACGGCCGAGGCGACGACGTCGTCGACCGCCTCCCGGTCCCCGGCGTCGTTGACGACGATCACCTCGGCGCGCGCGAACGTCTGCGCCGCGATGTCGTCCAGGGCGCGGGCGAGCATCGTCGGCCGGTCCTTCGTGCGCACCACGATGCTGACGGCGGGCGGGCGCTCCTCGGCGCCGGCACCCTCGGCGGCGACCATCTGGACAGGCCCCGGCTCGGGCAGCTCGGGGAACGGCGCGGTGGCGTCATCCGACGCCCCCGCCGCGAGCACCGCGACGAACGCGTCCCAGGTCGCCTCGGCAGCGCCCCGTGCGCCTTCGCGAGCCGCCGCGAGGGCGGCGGACACCTCGGACCGGCGCTCCGCGAGGGCCAGCAGCCGCACCCGCAGCAGGTCGGCGTCGGTCTCCACGTCCTCGAGGTCGACGACGGCGCCGCGCACCCCCCAGCGCTCGAGGGCGCCCTCGAGCCGCACGCGGCTGAACTCGTCGGGAGCGATCCCGAGGACCGGCACGCCCGCCTCGCAGGCGAAGACGGCCGGGTGGTAGCGCGTCGTCACCACGACGGCGGCCTCCCGGGCCCGCCGCGCTGCGACCAGCGCGTGCTCGATCGGCAGGGAGACCGCGGGCGCCCGGAGCGCCGCCGCGATGCGGTCGTGGATCTCGACGTCCCCGCCGCGCGTACCCGGCACAGCCATGTGGGGCACGAGATGGACGGGCGCCCCGACGCTCGCGGCGAGCACGTCCAGGGCCGCGACGACGCGGGGCAGTGCGGCGTCGTCGACCCCGAGGCTGCCCGCGGCGATCGTGACGACGACGGCTCCGGCCGAGGAGGGCGGATCCTGCGTCGCCGCCTCGACGCTGCCCGGGACGGGGACGTCGGCCAGGAAGCTCGCGTCGTCGAGCACGCGGTGGACCGGCGCACCGGGCACGAGTCGCGTCAGCAGGGCGTGGGTCGCGTCCTCGCGCGCGCCGACGGCGAGCACACCCTCCAGCCCCGCGCGCAGCGCGGCGACGTCGGCACGGGAGAGCGCCGGTCCCACGGTCTGCCCCGTCACCACGGCGGGCAGGCCGAGCGAGCGCGCGACGGCGAGGGCCGCCAGCCGCTCGTGCAGGAGCCAGCCGTAGCGCGAGTTCATGTTGCCGCCGCCCGCGATCACCAG is a window of Litorihabitans aurantiacus DNA encoding:
- a CDS encoding ABC transporter permease, which gives rise to MSNLTTDPRPTAARPDNPSGPTADDGAPVSAWNATKLVAEREISTQVRTKSFVISTIITLVLILGGIIASSIFGPSAGDEPEPVDVAVVGDASEIVAGAATLTPVPADDVEAAQELVRSGEVEAAVVADADAPSGVRVIALEEAPADVVQALSVSPEVEILEPSDTSDNLRFLIGAAFGFVFMITAIGSGAMIVQNTVQEKQSRVVEILLAAVPARSLMAGKVLGNSVIGVGNAAAMAAVAALGLAVTGQGALLDLLSAPLIWFVIFFLFGFVLIAGIFAGGASLVSRQEDTGSVMTPAMMLIMLPYFGVVFLSDNPVGMAVMSYVPFTAPVAMPVRLFFGEAAWWEPLVSLGVLALATFVVITLASKIYTNSLLRMGSRVPLREALRGGA
- a CDS encoding polysaccharide pyruvyl transferase family protein, whose translation is MRVAVLGDVGQRVYHVGDEAMTHAVVHALSTRSHTPVLLTRDLEDTRARFGPDVEARPTLEFPWAPADRERYLDEIHDLLAGDSSALPRSDQIHAFRDALASCDALVIAGGGNMNSRYGWLLHERLAALAVARSLGLPAVVTGQTVGPALSRADVAALRAGLEGVLAVGAREDATHALLTRLVPGAPVHRVLDDASFLADVPVPGSVEAATQDPPSSAGAVVVTIAAGSLGVDDAALPRVVAALDVLAASVGAPVHLVPHMAVPGTRGGDVEIHDRIAAALRAPAVSLPIEHALVAARRAREAAVVVTTRYHPAVFACEAGVPVLGIAPDEFSRVRLEGALERWGVRGAVVDLEDVETDADLLRVRLLALAERRSEVSAALAAAREGARGAAEATWDAFVAVLAAGASDDATAPFPELPEPGPVQMVAAEGAGAEERPPAVSIVVRTKDRPTMLARALDDIAAQTFARAEVIVVNDAGDREAVDDVVASAVGLEGRLRVLHRSVSTGMEAASNAGLELASAELVAIHDDDDTWHEAFLARTVRHLRDHPDELAVAVRTCIVWETTRSQEECARIEDGSGDELDEEPAGPLREVGREIFEPDLRLVTVHDLMRYNRMVPISMLLRRSALERVGNFDSSLHVVGDWEFNLRLAAIAPVTVLHEEPLAFWHQRRDATGSLANSVIASADAHRDVDLRLRDEKLRRHIEEHGDGDLMYLTRFMHERYEELTGRLVHLERQLDEIAHATRDAGVVGLARRKYWGARTRLTDRLRRRRV